The DNA segment CTTTGATAAAAGTAATAGGATCACAGAGTGTGAACTCAGTTTCTCTTCTTTTAACTAGAGCCCTTAAGCGCTGAATAATTTCACTCGCTGATGACGCTTGTTGGTCTATTTTTTTCAGTGTGCCCTTGAGATCACTGACTTCGCGGCCTCTGTCCATAAAGTTAACTAAGCCACGAGAGTAGTTTTTTATTGCAGAGAGAGGCTGGTTGATTTCATGAGCCAAGCTGGAGCCTAACTCCCCGATGATCATCGTTCTTTGCACATGCTCCAATACCGCATTTTTCTCTTTTAACTCATCCAGAGAGCGTTCTAGTTTTTTTCGGTTCTGGTTGAATCGATAAGTAAGAAGAAGGTGATAGCCTGCCATGGCAAGAATTGAGATGACGATAATGATGACAACATAGTGATGCCTTTTCGCCAATTCTAAAAGGCGCTGCTCCCACTCTTTTTGCAAAGGGTGCATATCTAAGTACTTATATACCTTGTCAACATCAGTATTACTGACTGGAAATGTCCAACCTATGCTGTAGAGGGCTTGAGCTGCCGGGTGATCCTCTGGCATAGCCAGTAGCGCTTGTGACACCTGTTTTCCAATCCGATCTTCCGCTTGGTCTGTTTTGGCCCATGTCCAGTTTGGGTAAAGAGGTGTACTCACTGCACAACTTGAATTGTATGGGCGCTGCTCGTTAATGACTCTTAAGTTTGAGGGTTCAATGACACCATCCAATAGCATGTTTTCATACGTACAAGCCGGAACAATCCCGACCTCTATATCCCCTCGAATGACTGAGCGAATAATATTGTCCGTTGGCGGGCCCGTGAAAGAAATGTTGCGAAAGAATGTGGAAGCGGGCAGGTTGCGACGTTCAATTTCGTAGAAAAAAGCCAGAA comes from the Vibrio astriarenae genome and includes:
- a CDS encoding sensor histidine kinase; the encoded protein is MKRYLITLISLFLTLLASASATADDIEHYKVGVLALRGHSHTQEHWRPTLDWLESQIPNSRFHLYTYNFDLLEQEFLEDQLDFVLTSPGQATTLSRQFEVTGLATLKTGFSDNQSRSIASVVLVREESPYASFEDLSRKTMAAVDPKAFGGFLAFFYEIERRNLPASTFFRNISFTGPPTDNIIRSVIRGDIEVGIVPACTYENMLLDGVIEPSNLRVINEQRPYNSSCAVSTPLYPNWTWAKTDQAEDRIGKQVSQALLAMPEDHPAAQALYSIGWTFPVSNTDVDKVYKYLDMHPLQKEWEQRLLELAKRHHYVVIIIVISILAMAGYHLLLTYRFNQNRKKLERSLDELKEKNAVLEHVQRTMIIGELGSSLAHEINQPLSAIKNYSRGLVNFMDRGREVSDLKGTLKKIDQQASSASEIIQRLRALVKRRETEFTLCDPITFIKESMELIESNFRRHSISLSLETIGQPYAAQFDYVGMQQVLLNLLSNASDACQSVASERETLRVKVLLCYDTTNINITVHDNGCGLIASNEEIHSAFFSTKDSGLGLGLSICQDVVEKHGGRLSLSNTTPGCIANVTIPKRDNC